One genomic region from Solwaraspora sp. WMMD792 encodes:
- a CDS encoding PPK2 family polyphosphate kinase, with protein MTADLYEPPVRELLRVGAGRPVDLSAIDPRSTPGLPALSVTGPDRKSWARAEVRRIGDELAEQQEMLHAQAVAGSAAGRRVLLVLQAMDCGGKGGAVKRVAGAMNPLGLQIRAFGPPTEEELGHHFLWRIRRALPDAGQVGVFDRSHYEDVLVVRVESLVPEETWRARYDEINEFEAGLVDEGFVLIKVFLHISYGEQRERLLSRLTDPTKHWKYHPGDVDARTKWPDYQAAYTEALSRCATDAAPWFVVPADRKWYRDWALAHLLREHFADLDLSYPPARFDLRKEHARLLAGDGPKVNGG; from the coding sequence ATGACTGCTGACCTGTACGAGCCACCTGTCCGGGAACTGCTACGGGTCGGCGCCGGCCGGCCGGTCGACCTCTCCGCGATCGACCCGAGGTCGACGCCAGGGCTGCCGGCGCTGTCGGTGACCGGGCCGGACCGCAAGTCGTGGGCCCGCGCCGAGGTCCGCCGGATCGGTGACGAACTGGCCGAGCAGCAGGAGATGCTGCACGCCCAGGCGGTCGCCGGCAGCGCGGCCGGCCGGCGGGTGCTGCTGGTGCTGCAGGCCATGGACTGCGGCGGCAAGGGCGGCGCGGTGAAGCGGGTGGCCGGCGCGATGAACCCGCTCGGCCTGCAGATCCGGGCGTTCGGGCCGCCTACCGAGGAGGAGTTGGGGCACCACTTCCTGTGGCGGATCCGCCGGGCGTTGCCGGACGCCGGCCAGGTCGGGGTGTTCGATCGGTCACACTACGAGGACGTCCTGGTGGTACGGGTCGAGTCGCTGGTGCCGGAGGAGACCTGGCGGGCCCGGTACGACGAGATCAACGAATTCGAGGCCGGGCTGGTCGACGAGGGTTTCGTGCTGATCAAGGTGTTCCTGCACATTTCCTACGGGGAGCAGCGGGAGCGGCTGCTGTCCCGGTTGACCGACCCGACCAAGCACTGGAAGTACCACCCGGGGGACGTGGACGCGCGTACCAAGTGGCCGGACTACCAGGCCGCGTACACGGAGGCGTTGAGCCGGTGTGCCACGGACGCCGCGCCCTGGTTCGTGGTGCCGGCCGACCGCAAGTGGTACCGGGACTGGGCGCTGGCGCACCTGCTCCGGGAGCACTTCGCGGACCTGGACCTGAGCTACCCGCCGGCCCGGTTCGACCTGCGCAAGGAGCATGCCCGGCTGCTCGCCGGGGACGGGCCGAAAGTGAACGGCGGATGA
- a CDS encoding AI-2E family transporter, which yields MCPLPCTHRYSTPGVRLSRLQQMRGRLRQAYEAGRESVRTARERERSRRAAAAAGAADELTGAGAEPGAETPPPGDGHLSTTSRDDADVPHALRIAAAWSWRLIVIGIVGWALLRVIGNVRIVIIPLLVALLLAALLAPAVGWLLRAHVPRTLATAVVLITGLAGVVGTLTLVVNEFITGLPDLSEKASSGIGEIQKWLRTGPLKLDDGQLDQYVEAGQNWINENTQTLTSGAVSTAGTVVELFTGALLVLFSTFFFLRDGQRIWRFIVGMFPLAARWRVDDAGSAAWMTLVAYVRATVLVAFIDAVGIGIFLVLFDIPFAFALAALVFLGAFIPIVGATLSGAVAILVALVDSGWVTALIILGAVIGVQQLEGNVLQPLIMGRAVAIHPLAVVLAVTSGVVLAGIVGALVAVPLIAVLNTAVRRLARRRHVPPPPPPESVVIGTSPP from the coding sequence ATGTGCCCGCTACCGTGTACGCACCGATACTCGACTCCGGGGGTTCGCTTGAGCCGGCTGCAACAGATGAGAGGGCGGCTACGCCAGGCGTACGAGGCCGGGCGGGAGTCGGTGCGGACCGCCCGGGAGCGGGAACGGTCCCGCCGGGCAGCCGCTGCGGCCGGTGCCGCCGACGAGCTGACCGGCGCGGGTGCCGAGCCGGGCGCGGAGACCCCACCGCCGGGCGACGGACACCTGTCGACCACGAGCCGCGACGACGCGGACGTGCCGCACGCGCTCCGGATCGCCGCCGCCTGGTCGTGGCGGTTGATCGTGATCGGGATCGTCGGCTGGGCGTTGCTGCGGGTCATCGGCAACGTCCGGATCGTCATCATCCCGTTGCTGGTGGCGCTGCTGCTCGCCGCGTTGCTCGCCCCGGCGGTCGGCTGGCTGCTGCGGGCCCACGTGCCCCGCACCCTGGCCACGGCGGTAGTGCTGATCACCGGGCTGGCCGGGGTGGTCGGCACGCTGACCCTGGTGGTCAACGAGTTCATCACCGGCCTGCCCGACCTGAGCGAGAAGGCGTCCAGCGGCATCGGGGAGATCCAGAAGTGGCTGCGCACCGGGCCGCTGAAGCTCGACGACGGCCAGCTCGACCAGTACGTCGAGGCCGGTCAGAACTGGATCAACGAGAACACCCAGACGTTGACCAGCGGCGCGGTCTCCACCGCCGGGACGGTCGTGGAGCTGTTCACCGGTGCGCTGCTGGTGCTGTTCTCGACGTTCTTCTTCCTCCGCGACGGGCAGCGGATCTGGCGGTTCATCGTCGGCATGTTCCCGCTCGCGGCGCGCTGGCGGGTCGACGACGCCGGTAGCGCGGCCTGGATGACCCTGGTCGCCTATGTCCGGGCGACCGTGCTGGTGGCGTTCATCGACGCCGTCGGCATCGGGATCTTCCTGGTGCTGTTCGACATCCCGTTCGCGTTCGCGCTGGCCGCGCTGGTGTTCCTGGGGGCGTTCATCCCGATCGTCGGTGCGACGCTGTCCGGCGCGGTGGCCATCCTGGTGGCCCTGGTGGACAGCGGCTGGGTCACCGCGTTGATCATCCTGGGCGCGGTGATCGGGGTGCAGCAGCTGGAGGGCAACGTCCTGCAGCCGCTGATCATGGGGCGGGCGGTGGCGATCCACCCGCTGGCCGTGGTGTTGGCGGTGACCTCCGGCGTGGTGCTGGCCGGCATCGTCGGCGCGCTGGTCGCCGTACCGCTGATCGCGGTGCTGAACACGGCGGTACGCCGGCTGGCCCGCCGCCGGCACGTCCCGCCGCCGCCACCGCCGGAGTCCGTGGTGATCGGCACCAGCCCTCCGTGA
- a CDS encoding DUF402 domain-containing protein: MSSDVVRVVYRKYDGSAHRDYPARRLTEDEVGVWLGVPRGTESIYHGRPSVEQIPFVLLVPREQWWTCMFNPPPRTSEVYCDIASPARWEDESTVHLIDLDLDVVRRRATGLVELRDEDEFAEHRVRYGYPDDLVESAWAAARWLQDALGDGTEPFASAYRKWLALVC; encoded by the coding sequence ATGTCGAGCGATGTCGTACGGGTGGTCTATCGCAAGTACGACGGTTCGGCCCACCGCGACTATCCGGCCCGCCGGTTGACTGAGGACGAGGTCGGCGTGTGGCTCGGCGTGCCCCGGGGCACCGAGTCGATCTACCACGGTCGCCCGTCGGTGGAGCAGATCCCGTTCGTCTTGCTGGTGCCGCGTGAGCAGTGGTGGACCTGCATGTTCAACCCGCCGCCGCGCACCAGCGAGGTCTACTGCGACATCGCCAGCCCGGCCCGCTGGGAGGACGAGTCCACCGTACACCTCATTGATCTTGACCTTGATGTGGTGCGGCGCCGGGCGACCGGTCTGGTGGAGCTGCGCGACGAGGACGAGTTCGCCGAGCACCGGGTGCGGTACGGCTACCCGGACGACCTGGTGGAGTCGGCCTGGGCCGCGGCCCGATGGCTGCAGGACGCGCTCGGCGACGGCACCGAGCCGTTCGCCTCGGCCTACCGGAAGTGGCTGGCGCTGGTCTGCTGA
- a CDS encoding DUF47 family protein produces the protein MKFSFRPVEGAFYELFTKAAQNLVRGTELLNELALPGVDVQSVSERLTEVEHDSDQITHDLYKKINSAFITPFDREDIYRLGSQLDDVMDHLEAVGNLLYLYGLTQLPSLPREMHELIAVLDQQARVTADAMPRLRAMKNLDDYWIECNRLENEGDRAYRMLLVRLFSGEYDALTVLKMKEVADELEAACDAFEHVANTVETIAVKES, from the coding sequence GTGAAGTTCTCCTTCCGCCCGGTCGAGGGCGCCTTCTATGAACTGTTCACCAAGGCCGCGCAGAACCTCGTGCGGGGCACCGAGCTGCTCAACGAACTCGCCCTGCCCGGCGTCGACGTCCAGTCGGTCAGCGAGCGGCTCACCGAGGTCGAGCACGACAGCGACCAGATCACCCACGACCTCTACAAGAAGATCAACTCGGCGTTCATCACCCCGTTCGACCGGGAGGACATCTACCGGCTCGGCAGCCAGCTCGACGACGTGATGGACCACCTGGAAGCGGTCGGCAACCTGCTCTACCTCTACGGTCTGACCCAGCTGCCGTCGCTGCCCCGGGAGATGCACGAGCTGATCGCGGTGCTCGACCAGCAGGCCCGGGTGACCGCCGACGCGATGCCCCGGCTGCGGGCGATGAAGAACCTCGACGACTACTGGATCGAGTGCAACCGGCTGGAGAACGAGGGCGACCGGGCGTACCGGATGCTGCTGGTCCGGCTCTTCTCCGGCGAGTACGACGCGCTCACCGTGCTGAAGATGAAGGAGGTCGCCGACGAGCTGGAGGCCGCCTGCGACGCCTTCGAGCACGTGGCCAACACAGTCGAGACCATCGCGGTCAAGGAGTCCTGA
- a CDS encoding helix-turn-helix transcriptional regulator gives MTRIIDPRWPSTLRRLRQQAGLSLRDLAAKAHYAKSYLHDLETGRKTPTPEIAGRLDDVLESGGVLSAMLTDDGAHDSVELARRVAATDISSSTLAGLEAAVDELAVAYPVTASHVLLPRIRQHLTYVTTLISSGRRMTLGQHRRILVAGGWLSLLTATVLIDLRRNGAAAGHLHTASEMAAHTEHAEIRAWCLETRAWEALTAGDPATALGLAEGAQNIAPTGSSVKLQATAQTGRALALLGDRPATGQRLAQLERMVSPLSQPDRPEHHYRYDPGKARAYAATTLAWVGDPVAATEASEVLSRLLAEGSRPRRIASARLDLGQAVLPIDPHESIAQVAAAVASGRVAASNWWRVERVRRGLAEVGVPAAELDELCATHQPSM, from the coding sequence GTGACTCGCATCATCGACCCGCGATGGCCGTCGACCTTGCGCCGGTTGCGTCAGCAGGCCGGGCTTTCGCTGCGTGATCTCGCCGCGAAGGCGCACTACGCCAAGTCGTATCTGCACGATCTGGAAACCGGTCGCAAGACACCGACGCCTGAGATCGCCGGTAGGCTCGACGACGTACTCGAATCCGGCGGAGTGCTCTCCGCGATGCTCACCGACGACGGGGCACACGATTCCGTCGAGCTGGCCCGCCGGGTCGCGGCCACCGACATCAGCAGTAGCACCCTCGCTGGCCTGGAAGCAGCCGTTGACGAGCTTGCCGTCGCCTACCCCGTCACCGCGTCCCACGTCCTCCTTCCTCGCATCCGCCAGCACCTGACCTACGTCACCACCCTGATCAGCTCCGGCCGCCGAATGACGCTGGGCCAGCACCGACGGATCCTCGTCGCCGGGGGATGGCTGTCGCTGCTCACCGCTACCGTGCTGATCGATCTACGCCGAAACGGCGCCGCTGCCGGGCACCTGCACACGGCCAGCGAGATGGCCGCCCACACCGAGCACGCTGAGATCCGCGCATGGTGCCTGGAAACGCGCGCGTGGGAGGCCCTCACTGCCGGCGACCCCGCGACCGCGCTCGGCCTGGCCGAGGGCGCGCAGAACATCGCTCCGACCGGAAGCAGCGTCAAACTGCAAGCGACCGCGCAGACCGGGCGGGCGCTGGCGCTGCTCGGCGACCGACCGGCCACCGGGCAACGACTGGCCCAGCTGGAGCGGATGGTGTCGCCGTTGAGCCAGCCGGACCGGCCCGAGCATCACTACCGCTACGACCCGGGCAAAGCCCGAGCTTACGCGGCGACCACCTTGGCGTGGGTCGGTGATCCGGTTGCCGCCACCGAGGCCAGCGAGGTCCTGTCCAGGCTGCTCGCCGAGGGCAGCCGCCCCCGGCGGATCGCGTCGGCCCGGTTGGATCTCGGCCAGGCCGTGCTGCCAATTGACCCGCACGAGTCGATAGCGCAGGTCGCGGCGGCGGTCGCCTCGGGCCGGGTCGCGGCGTCGAACTGGTGGCGGGTCGAACGCGTCCGCCGGGGTCTGGCCGAGGTAGGGGTGCCGGCGGCCGAGTTGGATGAGCTGTGCGCGACCCATCAGCCATCGATGTGA
- a CDS encoding ATP-dependent DNA helicase, with the protein MTPATTTSTASAPAAPPRPAGRSGTGRPSAAQLLAAAVGAVPGGSARPGQQEMTAAIADAIRTRHHLLVQAGTGTGKSLAYLAPALTVDGPVVVSTATLALQSQLVEHDLPRLADAVEPILRRRPTFAVLKGRHHYLCLARLEDSAEEEPTDLFDAAGDNGDSGGSNGGSGGGTRWLGAANRLGKQVQRLRDWAMETDTGDRDELDPGVDDQVWRQVSMPARECVGAARCPYGEECFAEASRFRAREADVVVTNHSLLAVDMLAGRHIVPPHKLLIVDEAHELADRVSSAAQAELTPDAIDRAARRARPLLPPETAEQLTEAGDALAVGLGESPAGRLTSGLPPALHEACTLLESATRAALDKIGDIKADDPDPVRKQQAKSVLDELSTTAQRLLDEAEHDVAWVEKPDGPAANRRALVVAPLSVAGTLSSHLYEERTVVATSATLTLGGRFDTVARSLGLETATPATEQAEAVTADDLSWRSLDVGSPFDYPKQGILYVAAHLPRPTVSGLPAQAGEELLSLIGTLGGRTLGLFSSRRAAQQAAELVRARTGLTVHVQGEQALPLLVRRFREDQASCLFGVMSLWQGVDVPGDACQLVVIDRLPFPRPDEPLAAARAAAVDAAGGSGFAAVSVPIAAVRLAQGAGRLIRSTGDRGVVAVLDSRLETARGYGAFLRRSLPPFWYTTRPEVVQGALRRLAAS; encoded by the coding sequence GTGACCCCTGCGACGACCACCAGCACCGCGTCCGCTCCGGCGGCCCCGCCGCGCCCGGCCGGCCGCTCCGGCACCGGCCGGCCGAGCGCCGCCCAGTTGCTCGCCGCCGCGGTCGGCGCGGTCCCCGGCGGCTCGGCCCGACCCGGCCAGCAGGAGATGACGGCGGCGATCGCCGACGCCATCCGTACCCGGCACCACCTGCTCGTGCAGGCCGGCACCGGCACCGGCAAATCGCTGGCCTACCTGGCACCCGCGCTGACCGTCGACGGCCCGGTGGTGGTCTCCACCGCCACCCTGGCGCTGCAGTCGCAGCTGGTCGAGCACGACCTGCCCCGGCTCGCCGACGCGGTCGAGCCGATCCTGCGCCGCCGGCCCACCTTCGCCGTCCTCAAGGGCCGGCACCACTACCTGTGCCTGGCCCGGCTGGAGGACTCGGCCGAGGAGGAGCCGACGGACCTGTTCGACGCCGCCGGCGACAACGGCGACAGCGGCGGTAGCAACGGTGGCAGCGGCGGCGGCACCCGCTGGTTGGGTGCCGCGAACCGGCTCGGCAAGCAGGTGCAACGGTTGCGCGACTGGGCAATGGAGACCGACACCGGCGACCGCGACGAGCTGGACCCCGGCGTCGACGACCAGGTGTGGCGGCAGGTGTCGATGCCCGCCCGGGAATGCGTCGGGGCGGCCCGCTGCCCGTACGGCGAAGAATGCTTCGCCGAGGCGTCCCGGTTCCGGGCCCGCGAAGCCGACGTGGTCGTCACCAACCACAGCCTGCTCGCCGTCGACATGCTCGCCGGCCGACACATCGTGCCGCCGCACAAGCTGCTGATCGTCGACGAGGCCCACGAGCTGGCCGACCGGGTCTCGTCGGCCGCCCAGGCCGAGCTCACCCCCGACGCGATCGACCGGGCCGCCCGCCGGGCCCGGCCGCTGCTGCCGCCGGAGACCGCCGAGCAGCTCACCGAGGCCGGCGACGCCCTCGCCGTCGGGCTGGGCGAGTCGCCTGCCGGCCGGCTGACCAGCGGTCTGCCGCCGGCGCTGCACGAGGCGTGCACCCTGCTGGAGTCGGCCACCCGGGCCGCGCTGGACAAGATCGGCGACATCAAGGCCGACGATCCCGACCCGGTCCGCAAACAGCAGGCCAAGTCGGTGCTCGACGAGCTCTCCACCACCGCCCAACGGCTGCTCGACGAGGCCGAACACGACGTCGCCTGGGTGGAGAAGCCGGACGGTCCGGCCGCCAACCGCCGGGCGCTGGTGGTGGCACCGCTGTCGGTGGCCGGCACCCTGTCCAGCCACCTCTACGAGGAGCGGACCGTGGTGGCCACCTCCGCCACCCTGACCCTCGGCGGCCGGTTCGACACGGTGGCCCGGTCGCTGGGTCTGGAGACCGCCACCCCGGCCACCGAGCAGGCCGAGGCGGTCACGGCCGACGATCTCAGCTGGCGGTCACTCGACGTCGGTTCCCCGTTCGACTACCCCAAGCAGGGCATCCTGTACGTCGCCGCGCACCTGCCCCGGCCGACCGTCTCCGGGCTGCCCGCCCAGGCCGGCGAGGAGCTGCTGTCGCTGATCGGCACACTCGGTGGCCGTACCCTCGGATTGTTTTCGTCCCGGCGGGCCGCGCAGCAGGCCGCGGAGCTGGTCCGGGCCCGGACCGGGCTGACCGTGCACGTGCAGGGCGAGCAGGCGTTGCCGCTGCTGGTCCGCCGGTTCCGGGAAGATCAGGCGAGCTGCCTGTTCGGCGTGATGTCGCTGTGGCAGGGGGTGGACGTGCCCGGCGACGCCTGCCAACTGGTGGTGATCGACCGGCTGCCGTTCCCCCGGCCGGACGAGCCGCTGGCCGCCGCCCGCGCCGCCGCCGTGGACGCCGCCGGCGGCTCCGGGTTCGCGGCGGTCAGCGTGCCGATCGCGGCGGTACGCCTGGCGCAGGGCGCCGGTCGGCTGATCCGGTCCACCGGTGACCGGGGTGTCGTGGCGGTGCTGGACTCCCGGTTGGAGACCGCCCGTGGCTACGGCGCGTTCCTGCGCCGTTCGTTGCCGCCGTTCTGGTACACCACCCGGCCCGAGGTGGTGCAGGGCGCCCTGCGCCGGCTGGCCGCCAGCTGA
- a CDS encoding co-chaperone GroES: MTADPPHDNGLPIRLLHDRVLVKLEGGEGERRSTAGIVIPATASVGRRLSWATTVGVGPNVRSIVTGDRVLFDPEDRSEVELHGRGYVLLRERDVHAVAAQRVEEDSTGLYL; this comes from the coding sequence GTGACCGCCGACCCACCACACGACAACGGTTTGCCGATCCGCCTGCTGCACGACCGGGTGCTGGTCAAACTCGAAGGCGGCGAGGGCGAGCGCCGCTCCACCGCCGGCATCGTGATCCCGGCCACCGCGTCGGTGGGCCGGCGACTGTCCTGGGCGACCACGGTCGGGGTCGGACCGAACGTACGCTCGATCGTCACCGGTGACCGGGTGCTGTTCGACCCGGAGGACCGCTCCGAGGTCGAGCTGCACGGCCGGGGCTACGTCCTGCTCCGCGAACGCGACGTGCACGCGGTGGCCGCCCAGCGGGTCGAAGAAGACTCCACCGGCCTGTACCTCTGA